A window of Arcobacter acticola genomic DNA:
TTTCAAAAGCCTCTACAATAGCTTCTTTTTCAAGCTCTTTTATTTTATTTTCTAAACTATCAACTGTTTCATTATTTTCAAGTTCTAATTCTTTTGTAAGAATAATTTCACCCTTATCATAAACTTCATTCACATAATGAATGGTAACCCCTGATTTTTTTTCACCATTTTTTATAATAGCTTCGTGAACAAATCTTCCATACATTCCTTGACCACCATAAATCGATGGTAGAAGGGCTGGATGGGTATTTATAATTTTATTAGGAAAGGCATTTAAAAGACTTGATTCGATTTTTTTCATAAAACCTGATAAAAATACATAATCACAATCAAAATCTTTTAATAATCTTGCACATTTATCATCTATATTTTGACCAGGATATCTTTTATCATTTATAATAAAATTTGGAATATTATAAGATTCTGCTTTTGATAAAACTCCTGCATTTGTATTGTTTGAAATTACCACAACAATTTTAGCATTAAGTTTTTTTTCATCAATAGCTTTTTGTATAGTTTCAAATCCACTACCATTATATGAAGCTAATATTCCGATTTTTTTACCTGTGAACAGGATTTTATTTTCTTCTGTCATTATATATCCTAATTTTTTAAAAGCATTGATTATATCTTTTTTAAAATTAGATTACAATCTTTGAGCATGGGTTAAAGCTATTGCAATAGCATCTGTAATATCAAGTGGTTTAATCTCTTTTTTAACCCCTAAAAGCCTTTTAACCATGAAAGCCACCTGTTCTTTTGTTGCTTTTCCATTTCCAGTTACTGCTTGTTTTACTTGTAGAGGTGTATATTCAGCAAAATTTCCAAATTTTTGTAAAATCTTAAGAGAAATAGCACCTCTAAATTGCGCTAATTTTATAACAGTTTTTGGATTAAATGCATAAAACATATCTTCTATTGAAACATGA
This region includes:
- the purN gene encoding phosphoribosylglycinamide formyltransferase, coding for MTEENKILFTGKKIGILASYNGSGFETIQKAIDEKKLNAKIVVVISNNTNAGVLSKAESYNIPNFIINDKRYPGQNIDDKCARLLKDFDCDYVFLSGFMKKIESSLLNAFPNKIINTHPALLPSIYGGQGMYGRFVHEAIIKNGEKKSGVTIHYVNEVYDKGEIILTKELELENNETVDSLENKIKELEKEAIVEAFEKLLA
- the ruvC gene encoding crossover junction endodeoxyribonuclease RuvC, which codes for MKILGIDPGTRNCGYAIVEKNGNSVKLIEAGLIKIKTKILQEQIVEMTEGFDLIFDKHVINHVSIEDMFYAFNPKTVIKLAQFRGAISLKILQKFGNFAEYTPLQVKQAVTGNGKATKEQVAFMVKRLLGVKKEIKPLDITDAIAIALTHAQRL